A single window of Eucalyptus grandis isolate ANBG69807.140 chromosome 1, ASM1654582v1, whole genome shotgun sequence DNA harbors:
- the LOC104436866 gene encoding probable polygalacturonase: LSGALLLLLALSNAVSTRGGDSDRQCEYKLALNLDPRPHSVSITEFGAVGDGKTLNTVAFQNAIFYLKSFADKGGAQLYVPPGRWLTGSFNLTSHLTLFLERGATVLASQDPSHWDIVEPLPSYGRGIETPGRRYRSLINAYGLRDVVITGDNGTIDGQGSFWWDLFTSHSLNYSRPHLVEFVEAKHVVVSNITFLNAPAYNIHPVYCSDVHIQNVSISASPESPQTVGIVPDSSDNVCIEDCSISMGYDSISLKSGWDEYGISYSRPTSHVYIRRAYLQSYSGAAIAFGSEMSGGISDVHVNHVSIYSSSSGVEFRTTRGRGGYIEDITVSDVDMDDVHIAFGAKGHFGSHPDENFDPNALPVLRYITLKNVVGRSITVAGNFTGISESPFTSISLSNISLSLNSGSVTSWICSDVSGSSSSVLPEPCPELAGSSSNSSSAGISSITAIGNSAAL, translated from the exons CTTTCAGGAGCATTGCTCTTGCTTCTGGCACTGAGCAATGCCGTGAGTACAAGAGGAGGAGATAGTGATAGGCAATGTGAGTATAAACTGGCATTGAATTTGGATCCAAGACCGCATAGTGTGTCTATAACGGAGTTTGGGGCTGTTGGAGACGGGAAAACTCTAAACACCGTTGCCTTCCAGAATGCCATTTTCTACCTCAAGTCCTTTGCTGACAAGGGAGGCGCTCAGCTTTACGTGCCTCCTGGGAGGTGGCTCACTGGAAGTTTTAACCTCACTAGCCATCTCACTCTCTTCTTGGAAAGAGGGGCCACGGTTCTTGCATCTCAG GACCCATCTCACTGGGATATTGTGGAACCTCTCCCATCTTATGGACGCGGGATAGAAACTCCAGGAAGAAGATACCGAAGCTTGATAAATGCGTATGGGTTGCGTGATGTGGTGATAACAG GTGATAATGGAACAATTGATGGTCAAGGCTCATTTTGGTGGGATTTATTCACCAGTCACTCCTTGAACTACAGTCGCCCTCATCTTGTGGAATTTGTAGAGGCAAAACATGTAGTGGTGTCAAACATTACATTCTTGAACGCTCCTGCCTATAACATCCATCCAGTCTATTGCAG TGATGTGCACATCCAGAATGTTTCAATTAGTGCTTCACCAGAATCCCCTCAGACTGTTGGCATTGTACCAG ATTCCTCAGACAATGTATGCATAGAGGATTGCAGCATTAGCATGGGGTATGACTCCATCTCGCTCAAGAGTGGATGGGATGAATATGGAATTTCCTACAGCAGGCCCACCTCTCACGTTTACATTAGGCGGGCGTACTTGCAGTCATACTCCGGGGCTGCGATTGCCTTTGGTAGCGAGATGTCTGGTGGGATTTCCGATGTCCACGTGAATCATGTCAGCATATACAGCTCATCAAGTGGCGTAGAATTCCGAACAACACGGGGCCGAGGCGGCTACATCGAAGACATAACTGTATCTGATGTTGACATGGATGACGTCCACATAGCATTTGGTGCAAAGGGTCACTTTGGGTCTCATCCGGATGAAAATTTCGATCCAAATGCTCTCCCAGTTTTGCGCTACATTACTTTAAAGAATGTGGTGGGAAGAAGCATCACGGTTGCTGGAAATTTCACAGGAATTAGCGAATCTCCATTCACTTCCATCTCTTTGTCTAATATCTCCTTGTCCCTCAACTCTGGTTCAGTGACATCTTGGATTTGTTCCGATGTTTCGGGTTCTTCGTCATCTGTGCTTCCTGAACCATGTCCTGAGCTTGCAGGCTCATCCTCAAATTCTTCCTCAGCTGGCATATCTAGCATAACTGCCATTGGTAATTCGGCAGCCTTGTGa